In the Drosophila takahashii strain IR98-3 E-12201 chromosome 3R, DtakHiC1v2, whole genome shotgun sequence genome, one interval contains:
- the LOC108059584 gene encoding uncharacterized protein isoform X4 — MNSVSRRSQRRSMRSSRLDDPRGSHRTRSIIMYGRSELASTSGDTPRSLSSFLQDNGQSAKVLAEAAKKDVQRISNSVQAQIEQLFTDVAKDATSSFEVTCLGSLPLKDKVTSLQGLQEPLRQLYLSEVIKKQKLNSGSLDICATGLRVKVSALAISNGAGVPEENEALITPFHNIAVWSAVKFVISDDDGGAAFLPLITDPENIDKTALFQPLSSSEKLAVEHSIHVHAPIFAVVMRSASSPKLLECHGFICKSTEDAIVIAATLYQSLMAHVSTSSRRNTQRRAPRQQNGVSCISIASSSALASSNYLSRSQIMPHSACGRRSSFRGSTCGGGAPSRSGRKKRVSNSSLSSHSNVINETAELETSTEERRRKSHKSKRAPPVPTTVPGSGGQRNGGGVATRSGSIVCGNGHVTRLHQNGHPGKKPLPGSELSAGCGDVAPANGDILTRVAIPRSGSFLNTGGLTRYKSRAARRHSGKLGGGGGGGGGFGLVDWHRLNCASSSPLGFSELFNEFRLHENLHSLDDILYAIIDADGMSFNDLKPIYKEFLLKLAVTLTQDELFQRSKNIMRRQKKVKQKRKASVNGSQKKTKGSFFGTKSLKKVFQLGQFRSCRGKLTKPAVKESTLDSKTKRTISAPIIIGPPITHCHAQQQHQRNRAATSGSDVSVVRNDNTQGLNRNSSSGYVSCSECSYDSESCACASADRCYCSLRTEHLNHKLRQKNERNMALATPTRKPSAQNVGGSTGTNRHSLISCRSDDKCYCSMVEEEPASSMERDSAQNSHTETTTSCDSDSCVSASKCYCKRTHRRQRSSAAAAISEDSLSQQQRKSRPGNAAGAGATRGKGKSSEKLGLDYELFNINGSGQPVQPHEALSVKKSVEAAAVFADMKLSQTTDIKSLCPPKGPGSRVGNGSCRSHASSRRSSYRTRESFSTDRLGGGGGGGGLPPLPMPLSKSMGMGLGGAGGGSADNLLANLKAMEAKAASIRSSASRSRMGSYQSMRAVSASLEDSLGYLP, encoded by the exons ATGAATAGTGTGTCGAGGAGAAGCCAAAGAAG ATCCATGCGAAGCAGCCGCCTCGACGATCCCCGGGGATCGCATCGCACCCGCTCCATCATCATGTATGGGCGCAGTGAGTTGGCCAGCACCTCGGGCGACACGCCGCGATCCCTCAGCAGCTTCCTGCAGGACAACGGGCAGTCGGCCAAGGTGCTGGCCGAGGCGGCCAAGAAGGACGTGCAGCGGATCAGCAACAGTGTGCAGGCCCAGATCGAGCAGCTCTTCACGGACGTGGCCAAGGATGCGACGAGCAGCTTCGAAGTCACCTGCCTGGGATCGCTGCCACTCAAGGACAAGGTGACCAGTCTGCAGGGTCTCCAAGAGCCGCTGCGGCAGCTGTACCTCAGTGAGGTAATCAAGAAG CAAAAGCTCAACTCTGGTTCTCTGGACATCTGTGCCACCGGATTGAGGGTGAAGGTTAGTGCCTTGGCCATCTCAAATGGAGCGGGTGTTCCGGAGGAGAACGAGGCCCTCATCACGCCCTTTCACAACATTGCCGTTTGGTCGGCGGTCAAGTTCGTCATTTCGGATGATGATGGAGGCGCCGCCTTTCTACCCCTGATCACCGATCCAGAGAACATTGACAAGACTGCCCTGTTTCAGCCACTGAG CTCCAGCGAGAAGCTGGCGGTGGAGCACAGCATTCATGTCCACGCACCCATCTTCGCGGTGGTCATGCGCTCGGCCAGTTCGCCCAAGTTGCTCGAGTGCCACGGGTTCATTTGCAAGAGCACCGAGGACGCCATCGTGATTGCCGCGACGCTCTACCAGAGCCTAATGGCCCACGTGAGCACCAGTTCGCGGCGGAACACCCAGCGGAGGGCTCCGCGCCAGCAGAACGGGGTCAGCTGCATTAGCATCGCCAGCAGCTCGGCGCTGGCCAGCTCCAACTATCTGTCCCGCTCCCAGATAATGCCGCACAGTGCCTGTGGGCGGCGCAGCTCCTTCCGGGGCAGCACCTGCGGCGGAGGAGCTCCATCGCGATCCGGACGCAAGAAGCGGGTGTCCAATAGCTCGCTGAGCTCGCACAGCAATGTCATCAACGAGACTGCCGAACTGGAGACCTCGACGGAGGAGCGCAGGCGCAAGTCACACAAGTCGAAGCGGGCTCCTCCGGTTCCCACCACGGTTCCTGGTTCGGGAGGTCAGAGGAACGGAGGAGGAGTGGCCACTCGAAGTGGCAGCATAGTGTGCGGCAATGGTCACGTGACCCGGCTGCACCAAAACGGTCATCCCGGCAAGAAACCCTTGCCAGGATCAGAATTATCAGCGGGCTGTGGCGATGTGGCTCCCGCCAACGGAGACATCCTCACGCGGGTGGCCATTCCCAGATCCGGCAGCTTCCTCAACACCGGCGGACTGACTCGCTACAAATCGCGGGCGGCGAGACGTCATTCCGGCAAACTGggcggcggaggcggcggcggaggagg GTTTGGCCTGGTTGATTGGCATCGCTTGAATTGTGCTTCTAGTTCCCCACTTGGTTTCAGCGAACTGTTTAACGAATTTCGCCTGCACGAGAACCTCCACTCGCTGGACGACATCCTGTACGCCATCATCGATGCCGACGGCATGTCCTTCAACGACCTGAAGCCCATCTACAAGGAGTTCCTGCTCAAGCTGGCCGTCACGCTCACCCAGGACGAGCTCTTCCAGCGCTCCAAGAACATCATGAGGCGCCAGAAGAAGGTGAAACAGAAGCGCAAGGCTAGTGTGAATGGATCGCAG AAAAAGACCAAGGGCAGCTTTTTCGGCACCAAGAGCCTGAAGAAGGTCTTTCAACTCGGGCAGTTCCGCTCGTGCCGCGGCAAGTTAACCAAGCCGGCGGTTAAGGAGTCCACCCTGGACAGCAAAACCAAGCGCACCATCAGTGCCCCCATCATCATTGGACCGCCCATCACCCACTGCcacgcccagcagcagcaccagcggAATAGGGCGGCCACCAGTGGGTCCGATGTCTCGGTTGTCCGGAATGACAACACCCAAGGACTCAACCGAAACAGCAGCAGTGG CTACGTGTCCTGCTCGGAGTGCAGTTACGACTCCGAGTCCTGTGCCTGTGCCTCCGCTGATCGCTGCTACTGCAGCCTGCGCACGGAGCACCTCAACCACAAGCTGCGCCAGAAGAACGAGCGCAACATGGccctggccacgcccacccggAAGCCCAGTGCCCAAAATGTGGGCGGAAGTACCGGCACCAACCGTCACTCGCTGATCTCTTGCCGCTCCGACGACAAGTGCTACTGCTCCAtggtggaggaggagccggCCAGTTCGATGGAGCGGGACTCGGCCCAGAATTCGCACACGGAGACCACCACGTCCTGCGACTCGGACAGCTGTGTTAGTGCCAGCAAGTGCTACTGCAAGCGCACCCATCGCCGTCAGCGATCCTCGGCAGCGGCGGCCATCAGCGAGGACTCGCtgtcgcagcagcagcgcaaATCCCGGCCAGGAAACGCAGCTGGAGCTGGAGCAACGCGAGGCAAGGGCAAGTCCTCGGAGAAGCTGGGCCTGGACTACGAGCTCTTCAACATCAACGGCAGCGGACAGCCGGTGCAGCCACACGAGGCACTCAGCGTGAAGAAGAGcgtggaggcggcggcggtgttCGCGGACATGAAGCTCAGCCAGACGACGGACATCAAGAGCCTGTGTCCGCCGAAGGGTCCAGGATCACGGGTGGGCAACGGAAGCTGCCGATCGCACGCCTCCTCCAGGAGATCCTCGTACCGCACCCGTGAGTCCTTCAGCACGGATCGCCtgggtggaggaggaggaggaggaggactgcCACCTCTGCCAATGCCCCTAAGCAAGAGCATGGGAATGGGATTGGGAGGAGCGGGCGGAGGAAGCGCCGACAACCTGCTGGCCAACCTCAAGGCCATGGAGGCCAAGGCCGCCTCCATTCGCAGCAGCGCCAGCAGGAGCCGCATGGGCAGCTATCAGTCGATGCGGGCGGTCAGCGCCTCCCTGGAGGACTCGCTGGGGTACTTGCCATAG
- the LOC108059584 gene encoding uncharacterized protein isoform X1 — MVTCKVDSQTAVAVPKMNPARSRGKPAGSNSNSNSSGFRLLDGDQLENNSSVSRNSIYKLKIDLMFDDSRSMRSSRLDDPRGSHRTRSIIMYGRSELASTSGDTPRSLSSFLQDNGQSAKVLAEAAKKDVQRISNSVQAQIEQLFTDVAKDATSSFEVTCLGSLPLKDKVTSLQGLQEPLRQLYLSEVIKKQKLNSGSLDICATGLRVKVSALAISNGAGVPEENEALITPFHNIAVWSAVKFVISDDDGGAAFLPLITDPENIDKTALFQPLSSSEKLAVEHSIHVHAPIFAVVMRSASSPKLLECHGFICKSTEDAIVIAATLYQSLMAHVSTSSRRNTQRRAPRQQNGVSCISIASSSALASSNYLSRSQIMPHSACGRRSSFRGSTCGGGAPSRSGRKKRVSNSSLSSHSNVINETAELETSTEERRRKSHKSKRAPPVPTTVPGSGGQRNGGGVATRSGSIVCGNGHVTRLHQNGHPGKKPLPGSELSAGCGDVAPANGDILTRVAIPRSGSFLNTGGLTRYKSRAARRHSGKLGGGGGGGGGFGLVDWHRLNCASSSPLGFSELFNEFRLHENLHSLDDILYAIIDADGMSFNDLKPIYKEFLLKLAVTLTQDELFQRSKNIMRRQKKVKQKRKASVNGSQKKTKGSFFGTKSLKKVFQLGQFRSCRGKLTKPAVKESTLDSKTKRTISAPIIIGPPITHCHAQQQHQRNRAATSGSDVSVVRNDNTQGLNRNSSSGYVSCSECSYDSESCACASADRCYCSLRTEHLNHKLRQKNERNMALATPTRKPSAQNVGGSTGTNRHSLISCRSDDKCYCSMVEEEPASSMERDSAQNSHTETTTSCDSDSCVSASKCYCKRTHRRQRSSAAAAISEDSLSQQQRKSRPGNAAGAGATRGKGKSSEKLGLDYELFNINGSGQPVQPHEALSVKKSVEAAAVFADMKLSQTTDIKSLCPPKGPGSRVGNGSCRSHASSRRSSYRTRESFSTDRLGGGGGGGGLPPLPMPLSKSMGMGLGGAGGGSADNLLANLKAMEAKAASIRSSASRSRMGSYQSMRAVSASLEDSLGYLP; from the exons ATGGTCACCTGCAAGGTGGACTCCCAAACCGCGGTGGCTGTTCCCAAAATGAATCCGGCCCGTAGTCGCGGAAAGCCCgccggcagcaacagcaacagtaaCTCCTCCGGCTTTCGGCTCCTGGACGGCGACCAGCTCGAAAACAATTCGAGCGTCAGCCGCAACTCGATCTACAAACTGAAGATCGATCTGATGTTCGACGATTCCAG ATCCATGCGAAGCAGCCGCCTCGACGATCCCCGGGGATCGCATCGCACCCGCTCCATCATCATGTATGGGCGCAGTGAGTTGGCCAGCACCTCGGGCGACACGCCGCGATCCCTCAGCAGCTTCCTGCAGGACAACGGGCAGTCGGCCAAGGTGCTGGCCGAGGCGGCCAAGAAGGACGTGCAGCGGATCAGCAACAGTGTGCAGGCCCAGATCGAGCAGCTCTTCACGGACGTGGCCAAGGATGCGACGAGCAGCTTCGAAGTCACCTGCCTGGGATCGCTGCCACTCAAGGACAAGGTGACCAGTCTGCAGGGTCTCCAAGAGCCGCTGCGGCAGCTGTACCTCAGTGAGGTAATCAAGAAG CAAAAGCTCAACTCTGGTTCTCTGGACATCTGTGCCACCGGATTGAGGGTGAAGGTTAGTGCCTTGGCCATCTCAAATGGAGCGGGTGTTCCGGAGGAGAACGAGGCCCTCATCACGCCCTTTCACAACATTGCCGTTTGGTCGGCGGTCAAGTTCGTCATTTCGGATGATGATGGAGGCGCCGCCTTTCTACCCCTGATCACCGATCCAGAGAACATTGACAAGACTGCCCTGTTTCAGCCACTGAG CTCCAGCGAGAAGCTGGCGGTGGAGCACAGCATTCATGTCCACGCACCCATCTTCGCGGTGGTCATGCGCTCGGCCAGTTCGCCCAAGTTGCTCGAGTGCCACGGGTTCATTTGCAAGAGCACCGAGGACGCCATCGTGATTGCCGCGACGCTCTACCAGAGCCTAATGGCCCACGTGAGCACCAGTTCGCGGCGGAACACCCAGCGGAGGGCTCCGCGCCAGCAGAACGGGGTCAGCTGCATTAGCATCGCCAGCAGCTCGGCGCTGGCCAGCTCCAACTATCTGTCCCGCTCCCAGATAATGCCGCACAGTGCCTGTGGGCGGCGCAGCTCCTTCCGGGGCAGCACCTGCGGCGGAGGAGCTCCATCGCGATCCGGACGCAAGAAGCGGGTGTCCAATAGCTCGCTGAGCTCGCACAGCAATGTCATCAACGAGACTGCCGAACTGGAGACCTCGACGGAGGAGCGCAGGCGCAAGTCACACAAGTCGAAGCGGGCTCCTCCGGTTCCCACCACGGTTCCTGGTTCGGGAGGTCAGAGGAACGGAGGAGGAGTGGCCACTCGAAGTGGCAGCATAGTGTGCGGCAATGGTCACGTGACCCGGCTGCACCAAAACGGTCATCCCGGCAAGAAACCCTTGCCAGGATCAGAATTATCAGCGGGCTGTGGCGATGTGGCTCCCGCCAACGGAGACATCCTCACGCGGGTGGCCATTCCCAGATCCGGCAGCTTCCTCAACACCGGCGGACTGACTCGCTACAAATCGCGGGCGGCGAGACGTCATTCCGGCAAACTGggcggcggaggcggcggcggaggagg GTTTGGCCTGGTTGATTGGCATCGCTTGAATTGTGCTTCTAGTTCCCCACTTGGTTTCAGCGAACTGTTTAACGAATTTCGCCTGCACGAGAACCTCCACTCGCTGGACGACATCCTGTACGCCATCATCGATGCCGACGGCATGTCCTTCAACGACCTGAAGCCCATCTACAAGGAGTTCCTGCTCAAGCTGGCCGTCACGCTCACCCAGGACGAGCTCTTCCAGCGCTCCAAGAACATCATGAGGCGCCAGAAGAAGGTGAAACAGAAGCGCAAGGCTAGTGTGAATGGATCGCAG AAAAAGACCAAGGGCAGCTTTTTCGGCACCAAGAGCCTGAAGAAGGTCTTTCAACTCGGGCAGTTCCGCTCGTGCCGCGGCAAGTTAACCAAGCCGGCGGTTAAGGAGTCCACCCTGGACAGCAAAACCAAGCGCACCATCAGTGCCCCCATCATCATTGGACCGCCCATCACCCACTGCcacgcccagcagcagcaccagcggAATAGGGCGGCCACCAGTGGGTCCGATGTCTCGGTTGTCCGGAATGACAACACCCAAGGACTCAACCGAAACAGCAGCAGTGG CTACGTGTCCTGCTCGGAGTGCAGTTACGACTCCGAGTCCTGTGCCTGTGCCTCCGCTGATCGCTGCTACTGCAGCCTGCGCACGGAGCACCTCAACCACAAGCTGCGCCAGAAGAACGAGCGCAACATGGccctggccacgcccacccggAAGCCCAGTGCCCAAAATGTGGGCGGAAGTACCGGCACCAACCGTCACTCGCTGATCTCTTGCCGCTCCGACGACAAGTGCTACTGCTCCAtggtggaggaggagccggCCAGTTCGATGGAGCGGGACTCGGCCCAGAATTCGCACACGGAGACCACCACGTCCTGCGACTCGGACAGCTGTGTTAGTGCCAGCAAGTGCTACTGCAAGCGCACCCATCGCCGTCAGCGATCCTCGGCAGCGGCGGCCATCAGCGAGGACTCGCtgtcgcagcagcagcgcaaATCCCGGCCAGGAAACGCAGCTGGAGCTGGAGCAACGCGAGGCAAGGGCAAGTCCTCGGAGAAGCTGGGCCTGGACTACGAGCTCTTCAACATCAACGGCAGCGGACAGCCGGTGCAGCCACACGAGGCACTCAGCGTGAAGAAGAGcgtggaggcggcggcggtgttCGCGGACATGAAGCTCAGCCAGACGACGGACATCAAGAGCCTGTGTCCGCCGAAGGGTCCAGGATCACGGGTGGGCAACGGAAGCTGCCGATCGCACGCCTCCTCCAGGAGATCCTCGTACCGCACCCGTGAGTCCTTCAGCACGGATCGCCtgggtggaggaggaggaggaggaggactgcCACCTCTGCCAATGCCCCTAAGCAAGAGCATGGGAATGGGATTGGGAGGAGCGGGCGGAGGAAGCGCCGACAACCTGCTGGCCAACCTCAAGGCCATGGAGGCCAAGGCCGCCTCCATTCGCAGCAGCGCCAGCAGGAGCCGCATGGGCAGCTATCAGTCGATGCGGGCGGTCAGCGCCTCCCTGGAGGACTCGCTGGGGTACTTGCCATAG
- the LOC108059584 gene encoding uncharacterized protein isoform X2, with protein sequence MVTCKVDSQTAVAVPKMNPARSRGKPAGSNSNSNSSGFRLLDGDQLENNSSVSRNSIYKLKIDLMFDDSRSMRSSRLDDPRGSHRTRSIIMYGRSELASTSGDTPRSLSSFLQDNGQSAKVLAEAAKKDVQRISNSVQAQIEQLFTDVAKDATSSFEVTCLGSLPLKDKVTSLQGLQEPLRQLYLSEVIKKQKLNSGSLDICATGLRVKVSALAISNGAGVPEENEALITPFHNIAVWSAVKFVISDDDGGAAFLPLITDPENIDKTALFQPLSSSEKLAVEHSIHVHAPIFAVVMRSASSPKLLECHGFICKSTEDAIVIAATLYQSLMAHVSTSSRRNTQRRAPRQQNGVSCISIASSSALASSNYLSRSQIMPHSACGRRSSFRGSTCGGGAPSRSGRKKRVSNSSLSSHSNVINETAELETSTEERRRKSHKSKRAPPVPTTVPGSGGQRNGGGVATRSGSIVCGNGHVTRLHQNGHPGKKPLPGSELSAGCGDVAPANGDILTRVAIPRSGSFLNTGGLTRYKSRAARRHSGKLGGGGGGGGGSPLGFSELFNEFRLHENLHSLDDILYAIIDADGMSFNDLKPIYKEFLLKLAVTLTQDELFQRSKNIMRRQKKVKQKRKASVNGSQKKTKGSFFGTKSLKKVFQLGQFRSCRGKLTKPAVKESTLDSKTKRTISAPIIIGPPITHCHAQQQHQRNRAATSGSDVSVVRNDNTQGLNRNSSSGYVSCSECSYDSESCACASADRCYCSLRTEHLNHKLRQKNERNMALATPTRKPSAQNVGGSTGTNRHSLISCRSDDKCYCSMVEEEPASSMERDSAQNSHTETTTSCDSDSCVSASKCYCKRTHRRQRSSAAAAISEDSLSQQQRKSRPGNAAGAGATRGKGKSSEKLGLDYELFNINGSGQPVQPHEALSVKKSVEAAAVFADMKLSQTTDIKSLCPPKGPGSRVGNGSCRSHASSRRSSYRTRESFSTDRLGGGGGGGGLPPLPMPLSKSMGMGLGGAGGGSADNLLANLKAMEAKAASIRSSASRSRMGSYQSMRAVSASLEDSLGYLP encoded by the exons ATGGTCACCTGCAAGGTGGACTCCCAAACCGCGGTGGCTGTTCCCAAAATGAATCCGGCCCGTAGTCGCGGAAAGCCCgccggcagcaacagcaacagtaaCTCCTCCGGCTTTCGGCTCCTGGACGGCGACCAGCTCGAAAACAATTCGAGCGTCAGCCGCAACTCGATCTACAAACTGAAGATCGATCTGATGTTCGACGATTCCAG ATCCATGCGAAGCAGCCGCCTCGACGATCCCCGGGGATCGCATCGCACCCGCTCCATCATCATGTATGGGCGCAGTGAGTTGGCCAGCACCTCGGGCGACACGCCGCGATCCCTCAGCAGCTTCCTGCAGGACAACGGGCAGTCGGCCAAGGTGCTGGCCGAGGCGGCCAAGAAGGACGTGCAGCGGATCAGCAACAGTGTGCAGGCCCAGATCGAGCAGCTCTTCACGGACGTGGCCAAGGATGCGACGAGCAGCTTCGAAGTCACCTGCCTGGGATCGCTGCCACTCAAGGACAAGGTGACCAGTCTGCAGGGTCTCCAAGAGCCGCTGCGGCAGCTGTACCTCAGTGAGGTAATCAAGAAG CAAAAGCTCAACTCTGGTTCTCTGGACATCTGTGCCACCGGATTGAGGGTGAAGGTTAGTGCCTTGGCCATCTCAAATGGAGCGGGTGTTCCGGAGGAGAACGAGGCCCTCATCACGCCCTTTCACAACATTGCCGTTTGGTCGGCGGTCAAGTTCGTCATTTCGGATGATGATGGAGGCGCCGCCTTTCTACCCCTGATCACCGATCCAGAGAACATTGACAAGACTGCCCTGTTTCAGCCACTGAG CTCCAGCGAGAAGCTGGCGGTGGAGCACAGCATTCATGTCCACGCACCCATCTTCGCGGTGGTCATGCGCTCGGCCAGTTCGCCCAAGTTGCTCGAGTGCCACGGGTTCATTTGCAAGAGCACCGAGGACGCCATCGTGATTGCCGCGACGCTCTACCAGAGCCTAATGGCCCACGTGAGCACCAGTTCGCGGCGGAACACCCAGCGGAGGGCTCCGCGCCAGCAGAACGGGGTCAGCTGCATTAGCATCGCCAGCAGCTCGGCGCTGGCCAGCTCCAACTATCTGTCCCGCTCCCAGATAATGCCGCACAGTGCCTGTGGGCGGCGCAGCTCCTTCCGGGGCAGCACCTGCGGCGGAGGAGCTCCATCGCGATCCGGACGCAAGAAGCGGGTGTCCAATAGCTCGCTGAGCTCGCACAGCAATGTCATCAACGAGACTGCCGAACTGGAGACCTCGACGGAGGAGCGCAGGCGCAAGTCACACAAGTCGAAGCGGGCTCCTCCGGTTCCCACCACGGTTCCTGGTTCGGGAGGTCAGAGGAACGGAGGAGGAGTGGCCACTCGAAGTGGCAGCATAGTGTGCGGCAATGGTCACGTGACCCGGCTGCACCAAAACGGTCATCCCGGCAAGAAACCCTTGCCAGGATCAGAATTATCAGCGGGCTGTGGCGATGTGGCTCCCGCCAACGGAGACATCCTCACGCGGGTGGCCATTCCCAGATCCGGCAGCTTCCTCAACACCGGCGGACTGACTCGCTACAAATCGCGGGCGGCGAGACGTCATTCCGGCAAACTGggcggcggaggcggcggcggaggagg TTCCCCACTTGGTTTCAGCGAACTGTTTAACGAATTTCGCCTGCACGAGAACCTCCACTCGCTGGACGACATCCTGTACGCCATCATCGATGCCGACGGCATGTCCTTCAACGACCTGAAGCCCATCTACAAGGAGTTCCTGCTCAAGCTGGCCGTCACGCTCACCCAGGACGAGCTCTTCCAGCGCTCCAAGAACATCATGAGGCGCCAGAAGAAGGTGAAACAGAAGCGCAAGGCTAGTGTGAATGGATCGCAG AAAAAGACCAAGGGCAGCTTTTTCGGCACCAAGAGCCTGAAGAAGGTCTTTCAACTCGGGCAGTTCCGCTCGTGCCGCGGCAAGTTAACCAAGCCGGCGGTTAAGGAGTCCACCCTGGACAGCAAAACCAAGCGCACCATCAGTGCCCCCATCATCATTGGACCGCCCATCACCCACTGCcacgcccagcagcagcaccagcggAATAGGGCGGCCACCAGTGGGTCCGATGTCTCGGTTGTCCGGAATGACAACACCCAAGGACTCAACCGAAACAGCAGCAGTGG CTACGTGTCCTGCTCGGAGTGCAGTTACGACTCCGAGTCCTGTGCCTGTGCCTCCGCTGATCGCTGCTACTGCAGCCTGCGCACGGAGCACCTCAACCACAAGCTGCGCCAGAAGAACGAGCGCAACATGGccctggccacgcccacccggAAGCCCAGTGCCCAAAATGTGGGCGGAAGTACCGGCACCAACCGTCACTCGCTGATCTCTTGCCGCTCCGACGACAAGTGCTACTGCTCCAtggtggaggaggagccggCCAGTTCGATGGAGCGGGACTCGGCCCAGAATTCGCACACGGAGACCACCACGTCCTGCGACTCGGACAGCTGTGTTAGTGCCAGCAAGTGCTACTGCAAGCGCACCCATCGCCGTCAGCGATCCTCGGCAGCGGCGGCCATCAGCGAGGACTCGCtgtcgcagcagcagcgcaaATCCCGGCCAGGAAACGCAGCTGGAGCTGGAGCAACGCGAGGCAAGGGCAAGTCCTCGGAGAAGCTGGGCCTGGACTACGAGCTCTTCAACATCAACGGCAGCGGACAGCCGGTGCAGCCACACGAGGCACTCAGCGTGAAGAAGAGcgtggaggcggcggcggtgttCGCGGACATGAAGCTCAGCCAGACGACGGACATCAAGAGCCTGTGTCCGCCGAAGGGTCCAGGATCACGGGTGGGCAACGGAAGCTGCCGATCGCACGCCTCCTCCAGGAGATCCTCGTACCGCACCCGTGAGTCCTTCAGCACGGATCGCCtgggtggaggaggaggaggaggaggactgcCACCTCTGCCAATGCCCCTAAGCAAGAGCATGGGAATGGGATTGGGAGGAGCGGGCGGAGGAAGCGCCGACAACCTGCTGGCCAACCTCAAGGCCATGGAGGCCAAGGCCGCCTCCATTCGCAGCAGCGCCAGCAGGAGCCGCATGGGCAGCTATCAGTCGATGCGGGCGGTCAGCGCCTCCCTGGAGGACTCGCTGGGGTACTTGCCATAG